A stretch of Helicobacter pylori oki112 DNA encodes these proteins:
- the fabI gene encoding enoyl-ACP reductase FabI, with protein sequence MGFLKGKKGLIVGVANNKSIAYGIAQSCFNQGAILAFTYLNESLEKRVRPIAQELNSPYVYELDVSKEEHFKSLYNSVKKDLGSLDFIVHSVAFAPKEALEGSLLETSKSAFNTAMEISVYSLIELTNTLKPLLNNGASVLTLSYLGSTKYMAHYNVMGLAKAALESAVRYLAVDLGKHHIRVNALSAGPIRTLASSGIADFRMILKWNEINAPLRKNVSLEEVGNAGMYLLSSLSSGVSGEVHFVDAGYHVMGMGAVEEKDNKATLLWDLHKEQ encoded by the coding sequence ATGGGATTTTTAAAAGGTAAAAAAGGGCTTATTGTAGGGGTGGCGAATAATAAATCCATCGCTTATGGGATCGCTCAATCTTGCTTCAATCAAGGGGCTATTTTGGCTTTCACTTATTTGAATGAGAGCTTAGAAAAGCGCGTGAGGCCTATCGCGCAGGAATTGAATAGCCCCTATGTGTATGAATTAGATGTGAGTAAAGAAGAGCATTTCAAGTCGCTATACAATAGCGTTAAAAAGGATTTAGGCTCATTGGATTTTATCGTTCATAGCGTGGCCTTTGCCCCTAAAGAGGCTTTAGAGGGGAGCTTGTTGGAAACTTCTAAAAGCGCGTTTAACACCGCTATGGAAATTTCTGTTTATTCTTTAATAGAGCTGACAAACACTCTAAAACCTTTATTAAATAACGGAGCGTCTGTTTTGACTTTAAGCTATTTAGGCAGCACCAAATACATGGCGCATTACAATGTGATGGGGTTGGCTAAAGCGGCCCTAGAGAGTGCGGTGCGTTATTTAGCGGTGGATTTAGGCAAGCATCATATAAGGGTGAATGCCCTATCGGCCGGGCCTATAAGGACGCTCGCTTCTAGCGGGATCGCTGATTTTAGGATGATTTTAAAATGGAATGAAATCAACGCCCCTTTAAGAAAAAATGTGAGTTTAGAGGAAGTGGGCAATGCCGGGATGTATTTGCTCTCTAGCTTGTCTAGTGGGGTGAGTGGGGAAGTGCATTTTGTGGATGCTGGCTATCATGTTATGGGCATGGGGGCTGTGGAAGAAAAAGACAATAAAGCTACGCTATTGTGGGATTTGCATAAAGAACAATAA
- the lpxD gene encoding UDP-3-O-(3-hydroxymyristoyl)glucosamine N-acyltransferase, with translation MKLSELLSAYSIETEFSNDFEVHALAELDKATPNDISYIDQARYLKLLKDSKAGAVFIRKKESSKVPKHMQALIVDNPHLAFAKASHAFKIPFFKNPESVNEPKHFEKVTIMPNVVIGEGVEIGENSLIYPGVVIADGVKIGKNCVLYPRVILYQNTILEDNVTIHAGSVIGGDGFGYAHTALGEHVKIEHVGIVRIQKNVEIGANTAIDRAVFGETLIKEGVKIDNLVQIGHNCVLGEHSIVVSQVGLSGSTTTGRNVVFGGQVGIGGHLHVGEFTQIGGKSAVGKDLPPNTNFAGAIPAMEIHEWHHFLAHLRTNFRKQQKTSLLQKAKGFFKS, from the coding sequence ATGAAATTAAGCGAATTGTTGAGCGCCTATTCTATTGAAACGGAATTTTCAAACGACTTTGAAGTGCATGCTTTAGCGGAATTGGATAAGGCCACGCCTAATGATATTAGCTATATTGACCAAGCGCGTTACCTTAAACTTTTAAAAGATTCCAAAGCCGGAGCGGTGTTTATCCGTAAAAAAGAATCTTCTAAAGTGCCAAAACACATGCAAGCTTTAATCGTGGATAACCCGCATCTAGCCTTTGCTAAAGCTTCGCATGCCTTTAAAATCCCTTTTTTTAAAAACCCAGAAAGCGTGAATGAACCTAAACATTTTGAAAAAGTAACGATCATGCCTAATGTTGTGATTGGAGAGGGCGTAGAAATTGGCGAAAATTCTTTGATTTATCCGGGCGTGGTGATCGCTGATGGGGTCAAAATCGGTAAAAATTGCGTTTTGTATCCTCGTGTCATTTTGTATCAAAATACGATTTTAGAAGATAATGTTACTATCCATGCAGGCAGCGTGATCGGAGGCGATGGCTTTGGTTATGCACACACCGCTTTAGGAGAGCATGTCAAAATTGAGCATGTGGGGATTGTTAGGATTCAAAAAAATGTAGAAATTGGCGCTAACACGGCGATTGATCGGGCGGTGTTTGGCGAGACTTTGATTAAAGAGGGCGTTAAGATTGATAACCTGGTTCAAATCGGGCATAATTGCGTTTTAGGCGAGCACAGCATCGTTGTCTCTCAAGTGGGCTTGAGCGGCTCTACAACCACTGGCCGTAATGTAGTTTTTGGCGGTCAAGTGGGCATTGGGGGGCATTTGCATGTGGGCGAATTCACTCAAATTGGAGGTAAAAGTGCAGTGGGTAAAGACTTGCCCCCTAACACTAATTTTGCCGGAGCGATCCCTGCTATGGAAATCCATGAATGGCACCATTTCCTAGCTCATTTAAGAACGAATTTCAGGAAACAGCAAAAAACGAGTTTGTTGCAAAAAGCTAAAGGGTTTTTTAAATCTTAA
- the metK gene encoding methionine adenosyltransferase: MKDSFLFTSESVTEGHPDKMADQISDAVLDYIIEHDQKAKVACETLVSNGFCMITGELKTSVYAPMQEIAREVVKKIGYTDALYGFDYRSAAVLNGVGEQSPDINQGVDREDGEIGAGDQGLMFGYACKETETLMPLPIHLAHQLTFALAQKRKDNTLPFLRPDGKSQVSVRYENNKPVSIDTIVISTQHSPEVSQKHLKEAVIEEIVYKVLPKEYLHDNIKFFVNPTGKFVIGGPQGDAGLTGRKIIVDTYGGSCPHGGGAFSGKDPSKVDRSAAYAARYVAKNLVASGVCDKATVQLAYAIGVIEPVSVYVNTHNTSKYSSAELEKCVKAVFKLTPKGIIESLDLLRPIYSLTSAYGHFGRELEEFTWEKTNKAEEIKAFFKR, from the coding sequence ATGAAAGATAGTTTTCTTTTCACTTCTGAATCAGTAACCGAGGGGCATCCTGATAAAATGGCTGATCAAATCAGCGATGCGGTTTTAGATTACATCATTGAGCACGATCAAAAAGCCAAAGTCGCATGCGAGACTTTAGTTTCTAACGGGTTTTGCATGATCACTGGCGAGTTAAAAACTTCTGTTTATGCCCCTATGCAAGAGATTGCAAGAGAAGTGGTTAAAAAGATTGGTTATACAGACGCTCTTTATGGCTTTGATTACAGAAGTGCGGCGGTTTTGAATGGCGTTGGCGAGCAAAGCCCTGATATTAATCAGGGCGTGGATAGAGAAGATGGCGAGATTGGGGCAGGGGATCAAGGGCTTATGTTTGGTTATGCGTGCAAGGAGACTGAAACGCTCATGCCCTTACCCATTCATTTAGCGCACCAGCTCACTTTCGCTTTGGCTCAAAAAAGAAAAGACAACACTCTGCCTTTTTTAAGGCCTGATGGCAAGTCTCAAGTGAGCGTGCGTTATGAAAACAACAAGCCTGTAAGCATTGATACGATTGTCATTTCCACCCAGCATTCCCCAGAAGTTTCGCAAAAACATTTAAAAGAAGCCGTGATTGAAGAGATCGTGTATAAGGTTTTACCCAAAGAATATTTGCATGATAATATCAAGTTTTTTGTCAATCCTACAGGAAAATTCGTTATCGGTGGACCGCAAGGCGATGCGGGTTTGACGGGCAGAAAAATCATCGTGGATACTTATGGGGGGAGTTGCCCGCATGGTGGGGGAGCGTTTAGCGGGAAAGACCCCAGTAAAGTGGATAGGAGCGCGGCTTATGCGGCCCGCTATGTGGCTAAAAATTTGGTAGCGAGTGGGGTTTGCGATAAAGCGACCGTGCAGCTTGCTTATGCGATTGGGGTGATAGAGCCGGTGTCTGTTTATGTGAACACGCATAACACGAGCAAGTATTCAAGTGCGGAGTTGGAAAAATGCGTGAAAGCGGTTTTCAAACTCACGCCAAAAGGCATTATTGAAAGCTTGGATTTGTTAAGACCCATTTATTCGCTCACTTCAGCTTATGGGCATTTTGGGCGCGAATTAGAGGAATTCACTTGGGAAAAAACCAACAAAGCTGAGGAGATTAAAGCGTTCTTTAAGCGTTAA
- the ndk gene encoding nucleoside-diphosphate kinase, translating to MKQRTLSIIKPDALKKKVVGKIVDRFESNGLEVIAMKRLHLSVKDAENFYAIHRERPFFKDLIEFMVSGPVVVMVLEGEDAVAKNRDLMGATDPKLAQKGTIRADFAESIDANAVHGSDSLENAHNEIAFFFAARDL from the coding sequence TTGAAACAAAGAACGCTGTCTATTATTAAACCGGATGCACTTAAGAAAAAAGTGGTAGGCAAAATCGTTGATCGCTTTGAGAGTAACGGCTTGGAAGTGATTGCTATGAAACGCTTGCATTTAAGCGTTAAAGACGCTGAAAACTTTTATGCGATCCACAGAGAGAGACCCTTTTTTAAAGATCTAATAGAATTTATGGTCAGTGGTCCGGTGGTGGTTATGGTCTTAGAGGGCGAAGATGCGGTGGCTAAAAACAGAGATCTTATGGGAGCGACTGATCCCAAACTCGCCCAAAAAGGCACTATCAGAGCGGATTTTGCTGAAAGCATTGACGCTAATGCGGTGCATGGGAGCGATAGCTTAGAAAACGCACATAATGAAATCGCTTTCTTTTTTGCCGCTAGAGATCTTTAA
- the rpmF gene encoding 50S ribosomal protein L32 encodes MAVPDRRVSKTRAAKRRTHYGVKLAKPIKAKDGTWKLPHHINKFTKEY; translated from the coding sequence ATGGCAGTACCTGATAGAAGAGTGAGTAAGACAAGAGCGGCAAAAAGGCGTACGCATTATGGCGTTAAGTTGGCTAAGCCCATAAAAGCTAAAGATGGCACTTGGAAGCTTCCCCACCATATTAACAAATTTACTAAAGAATACTAG